A single region of the Hylaeus volcanicus isolate JK05 chromosome 5, UHH_iyHylVolc1.0_haploid, whole genome shotgun sequence genome encodes:
- the LOC128876877 gene encoding medium-chain acyl-CoA ligase ACSF2, mitochondrial produces MHPSWISRSSVLLSATSSHVQRKHASARRNLILVCSRALESHSAWTQQKRFRHDSKTKLAHMSLSGDIPLLDKTVGVVLGEAVKRWPDHECIVSVHQNVRLTLANVLRRADCLAAGLKKLGLKRGDRLGIWAPNDIEWYITFMASARAGLITVAINPSYQMSEIVYCLNKVGTKAVIAPDSFKTQNYPNMLLECRRVCPSLEHIIIYSKDHVTGTRRFADVEQLASKKEVEAIAEEQGAISCFDGCNIQFTSGTTGKPKATMLSYRSLVNNSRQVSARTYDPPGIKACMNVPFFHAFGMTNCMVLLHKNTTLVLESRSFNPVTSVETILRENCEVAYGTPTMWITLLDVYQKLQLPPTKLVAGYTGGSPASPHLFKRIRETFHFERMRTIYGQTEATGVVFQSLPEEDTELTDNTVGYMQNHLELKVVDNNGAIVPFGTRGELYIRGYSTMVKYWNDEENTKKSLTEDGWLKSGDQFILREDGYGVIVGRIKDMVIRGGENIFPKEVEDFLMTHPSVSEAHVIGAYDEVYGEELCACVRLNDGSRLTKEELRDYCKGKIAHFKIPRYVVFVQEYPKTSSGKVQKFLLKEEMERKGEIPTAPNDSITSAAAGNVSSK; encoded by the exons ATGCATCCCTCGTGGATCAGCAGAAGCTCGGTGTTGCTATCGGCCACCAGCTCTCACGTTCAACGCAAGCATGCATCTGCTCGGAGGAACTTAATATTAG TCTGTTCTCGAGCTTTGGAATCGCACAGCGCTTGGACGCAACAGAAACGATTCAGACATGACAGCAAGACAAAGTTGGCGCATATGTCGTTATCAGGGGATATTCCTCTGTTGGACAAAACCGTAGGTGTAGTACTAGGAGAAGCAGTGAAAAGATGGCCTGACCACGAGTGCATAGTGTCCGTCCACCAAAATGTTCGCCTAACGTTAGCGAACGTTCTTCGTCGCGCCGATTGTCTAGCAGCTGGTCTTAAGAAACTGGGCCTGAAACGGGGCGATCGTCTGGGTATATGGGCTCCCAACGACATCGAGTGGTACATAACCTTCATGGCCTCCGCCAGGGCTGGCCTGATCACCGTAGCGATTAATCCCTCTTACCAGATGAGCGAGATCGTCTATTGTTTGAACAAGGTGGGCACCAAGGCTGTGATAGCGCCCGACAGCTTCAAGACGCAGAACTATCCTAACATGCTGCTCGAATGCCGTCGAGTCTGCCCTAGTTTGGAGCATATAATCATCTACTCGAAGGATCACGTGAC AGGGACGCGTCGGTTCGCCGACGTGGAGCAACTGGCGTCCAAGAAGGAAGTAGAGGCGATCGCAGAAGAACAAGGAGCGATATCCTGCTTCGATGGATGTAACATACAGTTCACCTCGGGGACCACTGGCAAGCCTAAGGCCACGATGTTGTCATACAGGTCTCTAGTGAACAACTCGAGACAG GTTTCAGCAAGAACGTACGACCCGCCAGGCATAAAAGCTTGCATGAACGTTCCTTTCTTCCACGCGTTCGGTATGACCAACTGCATGGTTTTGCTTCACAAGAACACCACTCTCGTGCTGGAATCGCGCTCATTCAACCCCGTGACCTCCGTGGAAACAATATTGCGCGAGAATTGCGAGGTTGCATATGGGACACCGACGATGTGG ATCACTTTGTTGGACGTCTATCAGAAACTCCAGCTTCCGCCTACCAAGCTGGTAGCTGGGTACACAGGAGGTTCCCCCGCATCGCCACATCTCTTCAAGAGGATTAGAGAGACTTTCCATTTCGAACGCATGAGG ACGATATACGGCCAGACGGAGGCCACCGGAGTGGTGTTTCAATCGTTGCCCGAAGAGGACACGGAGTTGACCGACAACACGGTTGGATATATGCAAAACCACTTGGAATTAAAG GTCGTGGACAATAACGGAGCTATCGTGCCGTTCGGTACCCGTGGAGAGCTCTATATCCGCGGTTACAGCACCATGGTCAAGTACTGGAACGACGAAGAGAACACTAAGAAGTCCTTGACCGAGGACGGTTGGCTGAAATCGGGGGACCAATTCATTCTACGAGAGGACGGTTACGGTGTGATAGTTGGCAGGATCAAGGACATGGTGATTCGCGGCGGAGAGAATATCTTCCCGAAG GAGGTCGAGGACTTCTTGATGACGCATCCCTCGGTAAGCGAGGCGCACGTTATTGGGGCTTACGACGAGGTCTACGGGGAGGAACTTTGCGCGTGCGTGAGGCTCAACGACGGCAGCCGTCTCACCAAGGAGGAATTGAGGGATTACTGCAAGGGGAAGATCGCTCACTTCAAGATTCCGCGTTACGTCGTTTTCGTTCAAGAGTACCCGAAAACGTCCAGCGGTAAAGTgcagaaatttttattgaaggaGGAAATGGAGCGTAAGGGTGAGATTCCCACCGCTCCAAACGACTCGATCACTTCCGCTGCTGCGGGGAACGTTTCCTCCAAATAG